A genomic segment from Gracilinanus agilis isolate LMUSP501 chromosome 1, AgileGrace, whole genome shotgun sequence encodes:
- the CLEC4G gene encoding C-type lectin domain family 4 member G, giving the protein MNSLSYRKWEEDKDNLVLDKSQQALSSQGTGSWRKLFPRDPPSKSAFLMLSVPLLLLILLIVALVMGSKTSQELNELKQEMRTNASSQTKDVKQLREDIVAAKRNGSALWASLGGSEKKLSETHARLLDLESKHTELSTQMTQALADAGKDRQDIRSEMFRAVAAVKTGNSSCSPCPDSWLPFEGSCYFFSTTKAHWDQSQQNCAKEQAYLVIVNNLEEQTFLTQNTKGLGYWIGLTATRSRGRVNGYMWIDGTKLTFSYWNEGEPNNSRNIENCIMILYSGRWNDAPCKNLNDHWICEKRQQC; this is encoded by the exons ATGAACTCCTTGAGCTACCGAAAATGGGAGGAAGACAAAGATAATCTTGTTTTGGACAAGTCCCAGCAAGCTTTGAGCTCACAAGGCACAG GCTCATGGAGAAAATTGTTTCCCAGAGACCCACCCTCAAAATCTGCCTTCCTGATGTTATCTGTGCCTCTACTGCTGTTGATTCTCCTTATTGTGGCACTGGTCATGG GCTCAAAGACCTCCCAGGAGCTGAATGAGCTAAAACAGGAAATGAGAACCAATG CTTCTTCTCAGACAAAGGATGTCAAACAGCTAAGAGAGGACATAGTTGCTGCCAAGAGAAATG GCTCTGCTTTATGGGCTAGCTTGGGGGGCTCAGAGAAGAAACTGAGTGAGACCCATGCCCGACTGCTCGACCTAGAAAGCAAACACACCGAACTCAGCACCCAAA TGACTCAGGCCCTGGCAGACGCTGGGAAGGACCGACAAGACATTCGCAGTGAGATGTTCCGGGCTGTGGCTGCTGTGAAAACTGGGAACA GCTCCTGCTCCCCTTGCCCTGATTCCTGGTTGCCCTTTGAGGGTTCTTGCTACTTCTTTTCCACCACCAAAGCCCACTGGGATCAGTCACAGCAAAACTGTGCCAAGGAGCAGGCGTACCTGGTTATTGTGAACAACCTTGAGGAACAG ACCTTTCTGACCCAGAACACCAAAGGCTTGGGTTACTGGATTGGACTCACAGCGACTCGTTCCAGAGGCAGGGTTAACGGATATATGTGGATTGACGGCACCAAACTCACTTTCAG CTACTGGAATGAAGGGGAGCCCAATAACTCAAGAAACATCGAGAACTGCATCATGATACTTTACTCAGGTCGCTGGAATGATGCACCCTGTAAAAATCTCAATGACCACTGGATCTGCGAGAAGAGGCAGCAGTGTTGA